From the Acinetobacter wanghuae genome, one window contains:
- the lgt gene encoding prolipoprotein diacylglyceryl transferase: MLTYPNIDPVAIALGPLQVHWYGLMYLLAFLFAWGLASYRAKERGWTPDMVSDLIFYGALGVILGGRIGYVLFYGFSQFLADPLWLFQIWTGGMSFHGGFLGVMGAMLFWCKKYKMTWFQTLDFIAPCVPTGLMFGRIGNFIGGELYGRQVTDPNFALGMIFPTDPLQLVRHPSQLYQALLEGLILFVVLWWFSSKPRPRMAVSAVFLTGYGLARFMAEFFREPDNGQLFIGWMSKGQFLSLPMILIGLWMLWYAYQKKTYDWGPQKTN; encoded by the coding sequence ATGCTCACCTATCCAAATATTGATCCCGTCGCAATTGCGCTCGGTCCACTGCAAGTTCATTGGTATGGACTGATGTATTTACTGGCATTTTTATTTGCTTGGGGACTCGCAAGCTATCGTGCGAAAGAGCGCGGTTGGACACCGGATATGGTCTCTGACCTGATTTTCTATGGGGCGTTGGGCGTCATTTTAGGTGGGCGCATTGGTTATGTGTTGTTCTATGGCTTTTCACAATTCCTTGCAGATCCACTTTGGTTATTCCAAATTTGGACAGGCGGCATGAGCTTCCATGGCGGATTCTTGGGTGTCATGGGGGCAATGCTATTCTGGTGTAAAAAATATAAGATGACATGGTTCCAAACCTTGGATTTTATTGCGCCTTGTGTACCAACAGGTCTGATGTTTGGTCGGATTGGTAACTTCATTGGTGGTGAACTTTATGGTCGCCAAGTGACCGATCCCAATTTTGCATTGGGTATGATCTTCCCTACTGATCCATTACAATTGGTGCGTCACCCATCGCAGCTTTATCAAGCACTGCTCGAAGGTTTGATTCTGTTTGTGGTGTTATGGTGGTTTAGTTCAAAACCGCGTCCACGTATGGCAGTTTCAGCAGTGTTCCTGACAGGTTATGGTTTGGCGCGCTTTATGGCCGAATTTTTCCGCGAACCCGACAATGGGCAGTTGTTTATTGGCTGGATGAGTAAAGGTCAATTCTTAAGTTTACCTATGATCTTGATTGGTCTTTGGATGCTTTGGTATGCGTACCAAAAGAAAACCTATGACTGGGGTCCACAAAAAACAAACTAA
- a CDS encoding NRDE family protein: MCIVALAWQVLEQTPLCLISNRDEFYHRPTTALHHWNNSPIVAGQDLQSGGTWMGVTETGRWAVLTNFRDGHDQKTYPTSRGHIIQDFLLSDLTPIRFAQTLEKQQCDYAGFNLFVGDQAQAVYMSNRGEPPQVLAHGVYVVSNGLMTEHWEKTRHLRKRFTQEFLPMLQQHTIPNSDIHHAAWDILEDQRKILPTLLPNTGISKEMEHLLSSTFIQSPLYGTRCSNLLSLTKDEWHWLEKSQQGEHAGQTIELKIPVQQ; encoded by the coding sequence ATGTGTATTGTGGCCTTGGCTTGGCAAGTGTTAGAACAGACACCTCTATGTCTGATTTCAAATCGAGATGAGTTTTATCATCGACCGACAACTGCTTTACATCATTGGAATAATAGTCCCATTGTGGCAGGTCAAGATTTGCAATCGGGTGGTACATGGATGGGTGTGACTGAAACAGGGCGTTGGGCAGTATTAACCAACTTCCGTGATGGTCATGACCAGAAAACCTACCCAACTTCACGAGGGCATATTATCCAAGATTTCTTATTGTCCGATTTAACTCCCATTCGTTTTGCACAAACATTAGAAAAACAACAATGTGATTATGCTGGCTTTAATCTGTTTGTGGGCGATCAAGCACAAGCGGTATACATGAGCAATCGCGGAGAGCCGCCACAAGTGCTTGCCCATGGTGTATATGTGGTATCGAATGGTTTAATGACCGAGCATTGGGAAAAAACACGACATTTACGTAAACGCTTTACTCAAGAATTTCTGCCGATGTTGCAGCAGCATACGATACCAAACTCTGATATACACCATGCAGCATGGGATATTTTAGAAGATCAACGCAAAATCCTTCCAACTTTATTACCCAATACAGGAATTTCTAAAGAGATGGAGCACTTATTGTCATCGACGTTTATTCAAAGTCCGCTTTACGGCACACGTTGTTCTAATCTTTTAAGCTTAACGAAGGATGAATGGCATTGGCTTGAAAAGAGCCAACAGGGTGAACATGCAGGACAGACAATTGAATTGAAGATTCCTGTTCAGCAATAA
- a CDS encoding PhoX family protein: MTDLENFNDDYDSNNSGNSAFYELFNQQITRRDLIKKTAGGAAALALATSLTGCSDDDNNDDQLSPTNPDTPDINAKPESLEFKPVEKHTLSKFSVPEGYDFKILHAVGDPLHSSLPVWNENDIPSGISYERRVGDNHDGMTFFGLNVAKQNYDANASEQGLLVMNHEYIQRSDLHPRGRSFNAATITEDEALREIHAHGVSIIHLHKDPKTQEIRVDLNSPFNRRITAATEIEFRGPVRGHALVQTAFDPTSIVTRGTINNCGNGYTPWGTYLTTEENFNQYLARQKEGENADLRDEMTEHALSRYKVSNKASGYNWQSIQNPSLVQADMFSRWNTAAVAESASQDYRNTINTFGWIVEIDPFDNRSKPVKRTALGRFAHEDCRVSRAISGKPLAFYMGDDSQGEYIYKFISNALWNPSDVNGGYAAGDKYMNNGQLYVAKFDFNDATGEAKGEWLELSMNNPKITSYEKYKFQDQADILVHARIAADAADATKMDRPEWVAVNPENGEVYVTLTNNSQRGTAHQIDAANPRQYADDDDKNNRLGGNINGHIIRFREDQDDVTAKSFTWDIFLFGAESDSLPGVNLSGLTDNNDFSSPDGMWFDPRGVLWIQTDDGAYTDTTNCMMLAALPGKIGDGGVAVATAGTGSQKTPVGSKLDDSQLRRFLVGPAGCEITGVTMTPDYKAIFVNVQHPGGTWPSNQSQHLISTGIGSRPRSATVVITRKDGGVIAGEALETKQA; the protein is encoded by the coding sequence ATGACTGATTTAGAAAACTTTAATGATGATTATGACAGTAACAACTCGGGGAATTCAGCGTTTTATGAATTGTTTAACCAACAGATCACACGCCGTGACTTAATTAAAAAAACTGCGGGTGGCGCAGCTGCTTTAGCTCTTGCTACATCATTAACAGGCTGTAGTGATGATGACAACAATGATGATCAACTAAGCCCAACTAATCCAGATACCCCAGATATCAACGCAAAACCAGAATCATTAGAATTTAAACCCGTTGAAAAACATACCCTTTCTAAATTCTCTGTTCCAGAAGGTTATGATTTTAAAATTTTGCATGCTGTGGGTGACCCACTCCATTCAAGCCTTCCTGTATGGAATGAAAATGATATTCCAAGTGGTATTTCTTATGAGCGCCGTGTCGGTGACAACCACGATGGTATGACCTTCTTTGGGCTTAACGTAGCGAAGCAAAACTACGATGCCAATGCATCGGAGCAAGGCTTATTGGTCATGAACCATGAATATATCCAACGTAGTGATTTACATCCACGTGGCCGTAGCTTTAATGCAGCGACAATCACTGAAGATGAAGCACTGCGAGAAATCCATGCGCATGGTGTCTCGATTATTCATTTACATAAAGATCCAAAAACGCAAGAAATCCGCGTTGATTTAAACTCGCCTTTTAACCGTCGTATTACTGCTGCGACTGAAATCGAGTTTCGCGGTCCTGTGCGTGGACATGCATTAGTGCAAACCGCATTTGATCCAACTTCTATTGTGACACGCGGCACCATCAATAACTGTGGTAATGGTTATACCCCTTGGGGAACCTATCTCACCACCGAAGAAAACTTTAACCAATATCTTGCTCGTCAAAAAGAAGGTGAAAATGCCGACTTACGCGACGAAATGACCGAACATGCGTTATCACGCTATAAAGTATCGAATAAAGCAAGCGGTTATAACTGGCAGAGCATTCAAAACCCATCGCTGGTACAAGCAGATATGTTCAGCCGCTGGAATACGGCAGCGGTGGCTGAAAGTGCAAGCCAAGACTATCGTAATACCATCAATACCTTTGGTTGGATTGTCGAAATCGATCCATTCGACAACCGGAGTAAACCGGTAAAACGTACCGCATTAGGTCGTTTTGCACACGAAGATTGCCGCGTAAGCCGTGCCATTTCTGGCAAGCCACTGGCGTTTTACATGGGTGATGATTCTCAAGGCGAATACATCTATAAATTTATCTCGAACGCGCTCTGGAATCCAAGTGATGTCAATGGTGGCTATGCAGCCGGCGATAAATACATGAACAATGGTCAATTGTATGTGGCGAAATTCGATTTCAACGATGCAACTGGTGAAGCGAAAGGCGAATGGTTAGAGTTATCGATGAATAACCCTAAAATCACAAGCTATGAAAAATACAAATTCCAAGACCAAGCCGATATTCTTGTACATGCGCGTATTGCAGCCGATGCTGCGGATGCAACCAAGATGGATCGACCTGAATGGGTTGCGGTGAATCCCGAAAATGGCGAAGTATATGTCACGCTCACCAATAACTCACAGCGTGGTACAGCTCATCAGATTGATGCCGCCAACCCTCGTCAATACGCAGATGATGACGACAAAAACAATCGTCTAGGCGGCAATATTAATGGACACATTATTCGTTTCCGTGAGGATCAAGATGATGTCACTGCAAAATCATTTACGTGGGATATTTTCTTGTTCGGTGCAGAGTCAGATTCATTGCCGGGCGTGAACTTATCAGGCTTAACAGATAACAATGATTTTTCAAGCCCAGATGGTATGTGGTTCGACCCACGCGGTGTGCTTTGGATTCAAACTGATGATGGTGCGTATACTGACACTACCAACTGTATGATGCTTGCTGCACTGCCTGGTAAGATTGGCGATGGTGGCGTTGCGGTAGCCACTGCAGGCACAGGTTCACAAAAGACACCTGTAGGCAGCAAACTCGATGACAGTCAATTACGTCGTTTCCTTGTCGGTCCAGCCGGTTGTGAAATTACAGGTGTGACCATGACGCCAGATTACAAAGCTATTTTTGTCAATGTGCAGCATCCCGGTGGCACTTGGCCGTCAAACCAATCTCAGCATTTAATCAGTACGGGTATTGGTTCTCGTCCACGTTCTGCAACAGTCGTCATTACCCGTAAAGATGGTGGTGTTATTGCAGGTGAAGCATTAGAAACAAAACAAGCTTAA
- the tatC gene encoding twin-arginine translocase subunit TatC, which yields MNSLPSSPSKEHTERISLEEMPITKHLIVLRKHLFKIVAVLIGLFFCLLPFANHTYQMLSAPLRMQLPASSTMIATDVTATFMAPFKLNFFIALMMAMPFILYQLWAFIKPALHEKEKSLATPLLIGSIALFYLGISFAYFVALPSILHFFISVSPETVAPMTDINSYLSFCLKLFLVFGFTFEIPIITLVLILMGLVSTQTLVEKRRFIIVGCFFVAMFVTPPDALSMIMLAVPMWMLFELGLFAGKMLEKRRLKTL from the coding sequence ATGAATTCACTTCCCTCAAGCCCAAGTAAAGAACACACTGAACGCATTTCGCTTGAAGAAATGCCGATTACGAAACATTTAATAGTGTTACGCAAACACTTATTTAAAATCGTGGCAGTACTGATTGGCTTATTTTTTTGTTTGCTGCCTTTTGCCAATCATACTTATCAGATGTTATCAGCACCGCTGCGCATGCAGCTTCCTGCAAGTTCAACCATGATTGCGACAGATGTAACGGCAACCTTCATGGCACCCTTTAAGCTGAATTTTTTTATTGCACTGATGATGGCGATGCCCTTTATTTTATATCAACTGTGGGCATTCATTAAACCTGCCCTGCATGAAAAAGAAAAAAGTTTAGCAACGCCACTCCTCATAGGCAGTATTGCTTTATTTTATTTGGGCATAAGCTTTGCCTACTTTGTCGCACTGCCTTCCATTTTACATTTTTTTATCAGTGTTTCACCCGAAACTGTCGCGCCCATGACCGATATCAATAGCTATTTAAGTTTCTGCTTAAAGCTATTTTTGGTGTTTGGGTTTACCTTTGAGATTCCAATTATCACGTTGGTGCTGATTTTAATGGGTCTGGTATCGACACAAACGTTGGTCGAAAAAAGACGCTTTATTATTGTCGGCTGTTTCTTTGTCGCGATGTTCGTTACCCCACCCGATGCCTTATCGATGATCATGCTTGCTGTACCAATGTGGATGCTATTTGAACTTGGCTTATTCGCTGGAAAAATGCTAGAAAAAAGACGTCTTAAAACCCTTTAA
- the tatB gene encoding Sec-independent protein translocase protein TatB gives MLNIGMTELLIFGIIALLVLGPEKLPEAVRFIGKWYGKIKRTVSNIQNDFDRELRLSELREQMQTELKRIQELEMKMQMQMNELQQPIQSGATEKKPTLSQAHCCYHPMTHPLNSVYLPQYFNVNVPQNNHVYAELKVAI, from the coding sequence ATGCTCAATATTGGAATGACTGAGCTCCTGATCTTCGGGATCATTGCACTTTTGGTGCTTGGTCCCGAGAAACTGCCTGAAGCAGTACGCTTTATCGGTAAATGGTACGGCAAAATCAAGCGTACCGTGAGCAACATTCAAAATGATTTTGACCGTGAGCTACGTTTGTCTGAACTGCGTGAGCAAATGCAAACTGAGCTAAAACGCATTCAAGAACTTGAAATGAAAATGCAGATGCAAATGAACGAATTACAACAACCGATTCAATCTGGCGCAACTGAAAAAAAACCAACATTATCTCAGGCTCACTGTTGCTATCACCCGATGACACACCCTTTAAATAGCGTGTACTTGCCACAGTATTTTAATGTGAACGTGCCACAAAACAACCATGTTTATGCCGAACTGAAGGTGGCTATATGA
- the tatA gene encoding Sec-independent protein translocase subunit TatA, which yields MAGLSIWHVLIFAIVVILLFGTSKLKNLGKDVGGAVKDFKKSMKEEEQQASQTQAARTIDADVNVAENTLKH from the coding sequence ATGGCAGGACTATCAATTTGGCACGTACTGATTTTTGCAATCGTCGTCATTTTATTGTTTGGCACATCCAAACTTAAAAACCTCGGCAAGGATGTAGGTGGCGCGGTTAAAGACTTTAAAAAATCGATGAAAGAAGAAGAACAACAAGCGTCTCAAACTCAGGCAGCGCGCACCATCGATGCCGATGTCAACGTTGCTGAAAACACACTTAAGCACTAA
- a CDS encoding AEC family transporter, whose product MALLLPLISFLIGYRGVHYLKSIRPLLATLLARLLIPLVIIYNMVFYKEGSLWLIGFSILSSIVLFSLFYFFAKDKLRALCFSYLNGVWLGLPFALAVFGPDAMPTIIALYIGGSLFGNISAVIAVSQARQHWTFILKNVLQSPPVIALSIAAILSFWDLSRFEFEPIVQWTYAANKFLVTFAGMCILGMWLSQVRIQLSDLKRSLLLISGRFIFALLLAAGAYAFLPIPHHVLTYSVMMMYFLLPPAANIVALETYYQGTGISAKYIASGTIASTILIGVYSVLVHTMMPTL is encoded by the coding sequence ATGGCGCTGTTACTTCCCTTGATTTCCTTTTTAATCGGTTATCGGGGTGTTCACTATTTAAAATCTATTCGTCCTTTGCTCGCTACACTTCTGGCAAGGTTGCTCATTCCTTTAGTCATCATTTACAACATGGTGTTCTATAAAGAGGGCAGTCTCTGGCTCATTGGTTTTAGTATTCTGAGTTCAATTGTACTGTTTAGCCTATTTTATTTTTTCGCGAAAGATAAACTGCGTGCGCTATGCTTTAGCTACCTGAACGGTGTATGGTTGGGCCTGCCTTTTGCTTTGGCGGTATTTGGTCCTGATGCGATGCCGACCATTATTGCGCTATATATTGGTGGGTCATTATTTGGCAATATCAGTGCGGTGATTGCGGTCAGTCAAGCACGTCAACATTGGACATTTATTCTTAAAAATGTGCTGCAATCTCCACCCGTTATTGCGCTGAGTATTGCTGCAATTTTATCGTTTTGGGATTTGAGTCGGTTTGAATTTGAGCCTATTGTGCAGTGGACCTATGCTGCCAACAAATTTTTAGTGACCTTTGCAGGTATGTGCATATTGGGCATGTGGCTCAGTCAAGTCCGTATTCAGTTAAGCGATTTAAAACGTAGTTTATTACTCATCAGCGGGCGTTTTATATTTGCTTTACTGTTAGCAGCTGGTGCTTATGCATTTTTACCTATTCCGCATCACGTACTGACCTATAGCGTCATGATGATGTACTTTTTACTGCCACCTGCTGCCAATATCGTTGCGCTTGAAACCTATTATCAGGGGACAGGCATCTCGGCAAAATATATCGCTTCAGGCACGATTGCCAGTACGATTTTGATTGGGGTTTATAGCGTATTAGTGCATACGATGATGCCTACATTATAG
- the rdgB gene encoding RdgB/HAM1 family non-canonical purine NTP pyrophosphatase: protein MASTDWLSQGTLVLASNNKGKIAEFEKLFAELNLPVDVVAQGKLNIEDAIEDGLSFVENAIIKARHASRISGKPAIADDSGICVPVLAGAPGIYSARYAGEHGNDAANNEKLLADLKPLRKEGEAIEGMFVCVLALVQHADDPLPQIFQGIWKGEVLEAARGENGFGYDPLFWLPELGISSAEMSKEEKNKISHRGQAMKLFKASLAK from the coding sequence ATGGCGTCTACAGATTGGTTATCACAAGGAACATTGGTTCTAGCAAGCAATAACAAAGGGAAAATTGCGGAGTTTGAAAAGCTTTTTGCTGAATTAAATTTACCGGTAGATGTGGTTGCACAGGGTAAACTCAATATTGAAGACGCCATCGAAGATGGTTTAAGTTTCGTTGAAAATGCCATTATTAAAGCCCGTCACGCATCACGTATTTCAGGCAAACCCGCCATTGCCGATGACTCAGGCATTTGTGTTCCAGTTTTAGCGGGTGCACCCGGCATTTACTCTGCACGTTATGCTGGTGAACATGGTAACGATGCAGCCAACAATGAAAAATTACTTGCCGATTTGAAACCACTGCGTAAAGAAGGCGAAGCTATCGAAGGGATGTTCGTGTGTGTATTGGCTTTGGTTCAACATGCAGATGATCCACTTCCACAAATTTTCCAAGGCATTTGGAAAGGCGAGGTTTTAGAAGCTGCTCGTGGCGAAAATGGTTTTGGCTATGACCCATTGTTCTGGTTGCCTGAACTCGGTATTTCGAGTGCCGAAATGAGTAAAGAAGAGAAAAATAAGATCAGCCATCGTGGTCAAGCAATGAAGTTATTTAAAGCAAGTTTGGCGAAGTAA